From the Pedobacter cryoconitis genome, one window contains:
- the dnaA gene encoding chromosomal replication initiator protein DnaA: protein MQNTCTTVWNNSLQTIKANIPNQSYKTWFEPISALKLEGNVLTVQVPSLFFYEWLEEHYVGLLRKTVKQELGDEGRLEYNIVVDNKPSKSNTPYIAASSPANTNTIASKALPTPAPISKDLRNPFVIPGLKKLNVDPQLNSNYTLENYIEGDCNRLARSAGFAVAAKPGATSFNPLMIYGAVGLGKTHLAQAIGNEIKRTYPDKLVIFVSCEKFCQQFVESLKNNTINDFVNFYQAMDVIIMDDIHNFAGKEKTQDIFFHIFNHLHQSGKQIIITSDKAPKDLSGLEERLLSRFKWGLSADLQIPDLETRIAILRKKMASDGIDLPAEVVEYVAHNIDNNVRELEGAMVSLLAQATLNKKEIDLALAKSMLKNFIKNTSKEISMEYIQKLVCEYFEVAVDLVKSPTRKREVVQARQISMYLSKSLTKSSLKSIGAFYGGRDHSTVIYACQTVEDLIDSDKKFKGYVTDIQKKLKMS, encoded by the coding sequence ATGCAGAATACTTGTACAACAGTGTGGAATAACTCGCTTCAAACCATTAAAGCTAACATCCCGAATCAAAGTTATAAGACTTGGTTTGAGCCGATCTCAGCCTTAAAATTAGAAGGTAACGTTTTAACTGTACAAGTACCAAGTTTGTTCTTCTATGAGTGGTTAGAAGAGCATTACGTTGGACTTTTACGCAAAACAGTCAAGCAGGAACTAGGAGATGAAGGCCGTTTGGAATACAACATCGTTGTAGACAATAAACCATCAAAAAGCAATACACCCTACATTGCTGCAAGCTCACCGGCAAACACCAATACCATTGCTTCAAAAGCACTGCCAACACCAGCGCCGATCAGCAAAGACCTGAGAAATCCTTTTGTGATCCCGGGTTTGAAGAAATTAAACGTTGATCCTCAGCTGAATTCTAATTACACTTTAGAGAATTACATTGAGGGAGACTGCAACCGTCTGGCACGCTCTGCGGGCTTCGCTGTTGCCGCTAAACCTGGTGCAACATCATTCAATCCATTAATGATTTATGGTGCAGTAGGATTAGGAAAAACGCATTTGGCCCAGGCCATCGGTAACGAGATCAAGCGTACTTACCCGGACAAATTAGTGATCTTTGTATCCTGCGAAAAATTCTGTCAGCAGTTCGTTGAATCTTTGAAAAATAACACGATCAATGACTTTGTGAATTTCTACCAGGCTATGGATGTGATCATCATGGATGATATTCACAACTTCGCCGGAAAAGAGAAAACACAAGATATCTTCTTCCACATTTTTAATCATTTACACCAATCCGGTAAACAAATTATTATTACTTCAGATAAAGCACCAAAAGACTTGTCTGGTTTAGAAGAACGTTTGCTGAGTCGTTTCAAATGGGGTTTATCAGCAGATTTGCAAATTCCTGATTTAGAAACAAGAATTGCTATTCTGAGAAAGAAAATGGCTAGTGATGGTATTGACCTGCCAGCAGAGGTCGTAGAATACGTTGCACATAACATTGATAACAATGTCCGTGAGCTGGAAGGCGCGATGGTTTCCTTACTTGCACAGGCAACCTTAAATAAAAAAGAGATCGACCTGGCCCTTGCTAAATCGATGTTGAAAAATTTCATTAAGAATACGTCCAAAGAAATTTCAATGGAATATATCCAGAAATTAGTTTGTGAATATTTTGAAGTTGCTGTAGATCTTGTCAAATCACCAACCCGTAAACGTGAGGTGGTACAAGCCAGACAAATCTCTATGTACCTGTCTAAAAGTCTGACTAAATCTTCTTTGAAGAGTATCGGTGCTTTTTACGGAGGCAGAGATCACTCTACCGTAATTTATGCCTGCCAGACTGTAGAAGATCTGATTGACAGCGATAAGAAATTCAAAGGATATGTAACCGATATCCAGAAGAAATTAAAGATGAGTTAA
- a CDS encoding tetratricopeptide repeat protein: MKTILKTAVISTLISFLSSFSLLAGNGLQDKIQTAVNSSAPVAEKQLEKLITSYIWLAKEENLSSNKEILLSAILKSNLSDKKVFSYEIEALYAKRLLKFEQAKRYILRALDETPQENSRFIRLLRILAFIDTDLENYMRAMESYLIIEKQLQNLQDTSKLILNYANIADLYIKSSLYKEAITALDTATHLAAQQGKEQIQMLVYENKATAYFHLNNLDSLNYYADKVSHIKSTNTINTHRLKYMMLLLKKDKRSIDEIKILIDNANDPEKLFTYLHFAQAYLLFDQTGKAREIALKLLSSGDLKNLGHMRCKLFNIMGDAYAKEKKFALAALYYKKATDQAAVNTVRTMKTGSILNYLKYDEIKKKYVVAQEDLAVRQNYFMLCMVVAGMIILTFIFLYRSLKMKKKYDELMFNKLNSEISFINSHEIRGYLSNILGIIMVIRMSEDRKETYLEFEQALFDSAENLDHSIQNIAAKLNDKA; this comes from the coding sequence ATGAAGACAATCCTCAAAACGGCTGTCATTTCAACGTTAATCTCTTTCCTTTCTTCTTTTTCCCTGCTTGCTGGCAATGGCCTTCAGGACAAAATACAAACGGCTGTAAATTCTTCTGCGCCTGTCGCAGAAAAGCAGCTGGAAAAACTGATCACCTCTTATATATGGCTGGCAAAAGAAGAAAACCTGAGCAGTAACAAAGAAATATTATTGTCGGCAATTCTAAAAAGTAATCTTTCTGATAAAAAAGTATTTAGCTATGAAATAGAGGCCTTATATGCAAAAAGACTTTTAAAGTTTGAACAGGCAAAGCGTTATATCCTCAGAGCGCTGGATGAAACACCACAGGAAAATTCACGGTTTATCAGGCTGCTGAGAATACTGGCGTTTATTGATACTGACCTGGAAAATTACATGCGGGCCATGGAAAGTTACCTGATTATAGAAAAGCAATTGCAAAACCTTCAGGACACCAGTAAACTTATTTTGAATTATGCAAACATTGCAGATCTTTACATCAAAAGCAGTCTCTACAAAGAAGCCATAACAGCTTTAGACACTGCGACTCATCTGGCTGCCCAACAAGGAAAAGAGCAGATTCAAATGCTGGTTTATGAGAATAAAGCTACAGCCTACTTCCATTTAAACAACCTGGATTCTTTAAACTATTATGCGGACAAAGTAAGCCATATCAAATCCACCAATACGATCAATACACATCGTCTGAAATACATGATGTTATTATTAAAAAAGGATAAAAGATCAATTGATGAAATCAAGATACTGATTGATAATGCCAATGATCCTGAAAAACTATTTACTTATCTTCATTTTGCACAGGCTTACCTCCTGTTTGATCAAACAGGAAAGGCCAGGGAAATAGCCCTTAAACTCTTATCATCCGGAGATCTGAAGAACCTGGGACATATGAGATGTAAACTATTCAACATTATGGGCGACGCCTATGCGAAAGAGAAAAAATTTGCTTTAGCAGCGTTATACTATAAAAAAGCGACGGATCAGGCCGCAGTGAATACAGTCAGAACCATGAAAACCGGAAGTATCCTGAATTACCTGAAATACGATGAAATTAAGAAAAAGTATGTGGTTGCTCAGGAGGACTTAGCAGTGAGGCAAAACTACTTTATGTTGTGTATGGTAGTTGCGGGTATGATTATACTGACTTTTATTTTCCTGTACCGCTCGCTGAAAATGAAGAAAAAATATGATGAATTGATGTTCAATAAATTAAACAGTGAGATTTCATTTATCAATTCTCATGAAATAAGGGGCTACCTGAGTAATATACTAGGCATCATCATGGTGATCAGAATGAGTGAAGACCGGAAGGAAACTTACCTTGAATTTGAACAGGCCCTTTTTGATTCCGCTGAAAATCTGGATCACTCTATTCAGAATATTGCAGCGAAATTAAATGATAAAGCTTAA
- a CDS encoding glycosyl hydrolase family 95 catalytic domain-containing protein, translated as MKKRLLFFASLLLTVIQASAQQNNHKLIYNKPATQFEEALPLGNGRLGVMVYGGIQTERFSLNEATLWAGGPVNPDMNPQAKTYLKPVREALFAENYKKADSLVRFMQGKFSESYAPLGNLFFDFKHQGKPAAYQRELDIQNARSKVSYIINGTTYTRETFVSHPDQLVVVRFTATGKDKLDFTCHLNSLLQHKVSSNGKVLSMNGHSPVHVSPLNHGNEVIWDDVNAMRFTAQVKVLKTDGKSNAKDSILHISDAREAIIVLSMATSYNGFDVNPGTHGKNELKIAEAYLKTAAPYAVLLKNHTQDFRKYYDRVQLTLGDEDRAALNTVDRLNAFAAGKNDNALVALYYQYSRYLLISSSRPGGQSTNLQGIWNEKVQPPWSSNYTTNINAEMNYWGVETANLPEMHQPLLDFIGRLSKNGAVTARNYYGAGGWVLHHNSDIWAITNPVGDFGKGSPAWANWPMGGNWMATHLWEHYAFTQDKVYLKEQAYPLMKGAVQFCLDFLVADKKGNLLTAPSTSPENNYVTPSGYVGSLLYGGTADLAIIRELFNDYVKASELLNADPDVRNQVKTALKKMLPYHIGKAGNLQEWYHDWKDEDPKHRHLSHLFGAYPGYSITSAANPELANAVRKSLTVRTNEGTGWAITWRINLWARMQNGERAYDALKKLLRFVGNGAEVKMNGGGTYANLFCAHPPFQIDGNFGGGAGIAEMLLQSHQGYIELLPAIPVEWKQGQVKGLIARGGYTLDMQWENGKLISAQLKAKKAGDCKLKYGNKIISLSAAAGSTYNLSELL; from the coding sequence ATGAAGAAACGTCTCCTTTTTTTTGCCAGCCTCCTGTTGACTGTAATCCAAGCCTCTGCACAACAAAATAACCATAAACTCATTTATAATAAACCTGCCACGCAGTTTGAAGAAGCATTGCCATTAGGGAATGGCAGGCTTGGCGTAATGGTTTACGGAGGTATACAGACGGAGCGGTTTTCGTTAAATGAAGCCACACTGTGGGCTGGAGGGCCTGTAAATCCCGATATGAATCCACAGGCGAAAACCTATTTAAAGCCAGTAAGAGAAGCTTTGTTCGCAGAGAATTATAAAAAAGCAGATTCCCTGGTGCGTTTTATGCAAGGTAAATTCTCAGAATCTTATGCACCGCTTGGTAACTTGTTTTTTGATTTTAAACATCAGGGAAAGCCTGCTGCTTATCAAAGAGAGCTTGATATACAAAATGCAAGGAGTAAAGTCAGTTATATAATTAATGGAACAACTTATACCCGGGAAACTTTTGTCTCTCATCCAGATCAGCTGGTGGTAGTCCGTTTTACTGCTACTGGAAAAGATAAGCTGGATTTTACCTGTCATTTGAACAGTCTGTTACAACATAAGGTATCTTCAAATGGTAAAGTCCTGTCCATGAACGGACATTCGCCTGTGCATGTTTCTCCGCTTAACCATGGAAATGAAGTGATATGGGATGATGTGAATGCGATGCGCTTCACTGCGCAGGTTAAGGTGCTTAAAACTGATGGAAAGTCTAATGCAAAAGATAGTATCCTGCATATATCTGATGCACGTGAAGCGATTATTGTGCTCTCTATGGCAACCAGTTATAACGGATTTGATGTCAATCCGGGTACTCATGGAAAAAATGAATTAAAAATAGCGGAGGCTTACCTGAAAACAGCGGCCCCTTATGCTGTACTTTTGAAAAATCATACCCAGGATTTCAGGAAATATTATGATCGGGTACAGCTTACTTTAGGAGATGAAGATCGCGCAGCGCTAAATACTGTTGACCGGTTAAATGCTTTTGCTGCGGGTAAAAATGATAATGCACTTGTTGCCTTATATTATCAATACAGCAGATATCTATTGATAAGTTCATCAAGGCCAGGCGGACAGTCTACTAATTTACAGGGAATCTGGAATGAGAAAGTACAGCCACCATGGAGCAGTAATTATACGACCAATATCAATGCAGAAATGAATTACTGGGGGGTGGAGACTGCGAATTTACCGGAAATGCATCAGCCGTTACTTGATTTTATAGGGCGTCTGTCAAAAAACGGAGCAGTGACAGCCAGAAATTATTATGGGGCAGGTGGCTGGGTTTTACACCATAACAGTGATATCTGGGCAATTACCAATCCGGTTGGTGATTTTGGAAAGGGCTCTCCGGCATGGGCAAACTGGCCAATGGGCGGTAATTGGATGGCAACTCATCTTTGGGAGCATTACGCTTTTACACAAGATAAAGTGTATTTAAAAGAGCAGGCTTATCCGTTAATGAAAGGTGCAGTGCAATTTTGCCTTGACTTTTTAGTCGCAGATAAAAAAGGCAACCTTTTGACTGCTCCCTCTACATCACCAGAAAATAATTATGTCACGCCATCGGGCTATGTGGGCTCTTTGTTGTATGGTGGTACGGCTGATTTAGCTATTATCAGGGAATTATTTAATGATTATGTGAAGGCAAGTGAACTGTTAAATGCAGATCCCGATGTACGTAATCAGGTTAAAACTGCTTTAAAGAAGATGCTGCCTTATCACATCGGTAAGGCTGGGAATTTACAGGAATGGTATCATGACTGGAAGGATGAAGATCCTAAACACAGGCATCTTTCTCATCTTTTTGGCGCTTATCCGGGGTATTCTATTACCTCGGCAGCAAATCCTGAGCTGGCCAATGCGGTCAGGAAGTCTTTAACTGTGCGCACCAATGAAGGGACAGGATGGGCAATCACCTGGAGAATCAATTTGTGGGCAAGAATGCAGAATGGGGAAAGAGCTTATGATGCATTAAAAAAACTGCTGCGTTTTGTTGGTAACGGGGCAGAAGTGAAAATGAATGGTGGCGGTACTTATGCAAATCTGTTTTGCGCGCATCCGCCATTCCAGATTGATGGCAACTTTGGTGGAGGTGCAGGTATTGCAGAAATGCTTTTGCAAAGCCATCAGGGGTACATAGAACTGTTGCCAGCTATTCCTGTGGAGTGGAAACAGGGGCAGGTTAAGGGTTTAATTGCCAGGGGAGGATATACGCTGGATATGCAATGGGAAAATGGAAAATTGATCTCGGCACAGTTGAAAGCTAAAAAAGCGGGAGACTGTAAGCTTAAATACGGAAATAAAATAATCAGCTTGTCTGCGGCCGCAGGAAGCACTTATAACCTCTCTGAATTGCTGTAA
- a CDS encoding RNA polymerase sigma factor has protein sequence MAGLKGRDLKYSWISFIKTKGKDDFYTIYSHYHHYLSFIGYKRYFSEDVVKDAINDVFLYLWENRSSLQNVNNFNSYIITCFLRKLYRKSLISPGELFPFQGISDTQLSPSVEEEYIHQKVNGTVKQIVKDHIGQLAVKQRHMIYQKYYLGLSYKEIAVNNKVSIHTVYNTIYKAIDKIKLSITKEQEGYLLLSMGTLFLFVLFFQIH, from the coding sequence ATGGCAGGATTAAAGGGACGCGACTTAAAATATAGCTGGATATCTTTTATAAAAACAAAAGGGAAAGATGATTTTTATACTATATATTCTCATTATCACCATTATCTGAGTTTTATAGGCTATAAAAGATACTTTTCAGAAGATGTGGTTAAAGATGCAATTAATGATGTTTTTCTGTACTTGTGGGAGAACAGATCATCACTTCAGAATGTAAACAACTTCAATAGTTATATTATTACTTGCTTTTTAAGAAAGCTTTACCGCAAAAGTCTGATTAGTCCCGGTGAATTATTTCCTTTTCAGGGTATTTCTGATACACAGTTATCTCCTTCAGTAGAAGAAGAATATATTCACCAGAAGGTGAATGGAACCGTGAAACAGATTGTTAAAGATCATATCGGGCAGCTGGCAGTGAAGCAGCGTCATATGATTTACCAGAAATATTACCTTGGTTTATCCTATAAAGAAATAGCTGTAAATAATAAAGTTTCTATCCATACGGTCTACAATACGATTTACAAAGCGATTGATAAAATCAAATTGTCGATCACCAAAGAACAGGAAGGGTATCTGTTACTCTCTATGGGAACCTTGTTTTTATTTGTTTTATTTTTTCAAATCCACTAG
- the sbnA gene encoding 2,3-diaminopropionate biosynthesis protein SbnA, translating into MLNELGKLAAFIGNTPLIELKNNEANLFAKLEYNNFSGSSKDRAAFSIIYNGIKSGKITDHTTIIASSSGNLAIAVASICKRLRLRFIPVIDPNINSSYETLLNLMSYQVVKVTERDHTGGYLLTRINVVNELHERTPDSFIADQYGDPNNYKGYYGLGEEIIASFDRLDYIFVAVSSSGAITGISDFIKRKRPEVKIVGVDVEGSVIFSDKPVKRYISGIGASQVPPIMENAIIDDVVIVSQMSIIRGCNELLNEQAIFAGASSGAVYLAAKNYFRFNDSDTKATSLLIFPDKGHTYLDTIYNQEWGTQLAAKLNEEVLSINF; encoded by the coding sequence ATGTTAAACGAACTAGGAAAACTCGCTGCCTTTATTGGTAATACCCCTTTAATTGAACTGAAAAATAATGAAGCCAACCTTTTTGCAAAGTTAGAATACAATAACTTTTCAGGAAGTTCAAAAGACAGGGCCGCATTCAGCATCATTTATAATGGTATCAAATCTGGAAAAATTACTGACCATACGACAATCATTGCGTCAAGTTCCGGTAATCTTGCCATAGCAGTTGCTTCTATCTGTAAAAGACTTAGATTAAGATTTATCCCGGTAATTGATCCGAATATTAATTCCTCTTACGAGACTTTATTAAACCTGATGTCATACCAGGTGGTGAAAGTTACCGAAAGAGATCATACTGGAGGATACTTGTTAACCCGGATTAATGTAGTGAATGAATTACATGAAAGAACGCCGGATTCTTTTATTGCTGATCAATACGGGGATCCTAATAATTATAAAGGCTACTATGGCCTTGGAGAAGAGATTATTGCCTCTTTTGATCGTCTGGACTATATTTTTGTTGCAGTAAGCTCCAGCGGAGCGATTACCGGCATATCTGATTTTATCAAAAGAAAAAGACCAGAAGTGAAAATTGTAGGCGTAGACGTAGAAGGTTCTGTTATTTTCAGTGACAAACCTGTCAAACGTTATATCTCCGGAATAGGCGCGAGCCAGGTGCCTCCGATTATGGAAAATGCAATCATTGATGATGTGGTTATTGTTTCTCAAATGAGCATTATCAGAGGTTGTAATGAACTGCTGAATGAGCAGGCGATTTTCGCCGGGGCTTCTTCAGGTGCTGTTTATCTGGCAGCCAAAAATTATTTCAGATTTAATGATAGCGATACCAAGGCTACTTCTCTGTTGATTTTCCCGGATAAAGGCCATACTTATTTAGATACTATTTATAACCAGGAGTGGGGTACACAACTGGCAGCCAAGTTAAACGAAGAAGTACTTTCCATCAATTTTTAA
- a CDS encoding 2,3-diaminopropionate biosynthesis protein SbnB codes for MLYLNANNIKEIGFNWEQLTSVIKDAVVQLHANDYSQPIKPYLRFGDPKNRIIAMPAYIGGENPWAGIKWIASFPDNIYKDKLRANSVTILNEHDSGIPRCIINTATISAIRTAAVSGLVAREFINSRNSDRKLIVGINGFGPIGQMHLRMITSILGDTIDKVLIHDLNPIDVSNIDDEIAEQTFIVSGWEECYQDADIFITCTVSDAPYINLPPKEGSLQLNVSLRDYTVDMKDFMDIIIVDNWEEVCRQNTDIENMHKQKGLLENDTYSIAEIVNKGILDKREATDVVMFNPMGMAIFDIAVGGYYYREALHKNMGFALPD; via the coding sequence ATGTTATATCTGAATGCCAATAATATTAAAGAGATAGGTTTTAATTGGGAACAATTAACATCAGTAATTAAGGATGCAGTGGTACAGCTTCACGCCAACGACTATTCACAGCCAATTAAGCCTTATTTAAGATTCGGAGATCCTAAAAACAGGATTATTGCAATGCCCGCTTATATCGGCGGAGAAAATCCGTGGGCAGGTATCAAATGGATTGCAAGTTTTCCTGATAATATTTATAAAGATAAACTAAGAGCAAATTCCGTTACCATTTTGAATGAACATGATTCGGGAATTCCGCGTTGTATCATTAACACAGCGACGATCAGCGCAATCAGAACAGCTGCTGTATCTGGTTTAGTGGCCAGAGAATTTATCAACAGCCGTAATAGTGACCGCAAACTAATTGTTGGAATCAATGGTTTCGGCCCGATCGGTCAGATGCACCTGAGAATGATTACTTCTATTTTGGGTGATACTATTGATAAAGTTCTGATACATGACCTGAACCCTATTGATGTCAGTAACATCGACGATGAAATTGCAGAACAAACGTTTATCGTGTCAGGCTGGGAAGAATGTTATCAGGATGCTGATATATTTATTACCTGTACAGTATCTGACGCACCTTACATTAATCTTCCGCCTAAAGAAGGCTCACTGCAACTGAATGTCTCTCTGAGGGATTATACAGTAGATATGAAAGACTTTATGGACATCATTATTGTAGACAACTGGGAAGAAGTTTGCAGACAGAATACTGATATTGAAAACATGCACAAACAAAAAGGACTTTTGGAAAACGATACCTATTCCATCGCGGAAATCGTGAACAAAGGTATTCTGGATAAAAGAGAGGCAACTGATGTAGTGATGTTCAATCCAATGGGAATGGCCATTTTTGATATTGCAGTAGGCGGATATTATTACCGTGAAGCACTGCATAAAAATATGGGTTTCGCATTGCCAGACTAA
- a CDS encoding ABC transporter ATP-binding protein codes for MQNPEIVKVKRVKSNSLKPLLRLLHYVKPYWLEFSLGLFLLMVASVSGLALPKLLGQLIDGGKQGIESGKTTYIGWLLIIILVLQAIFSFFRVVLFVNVTEKTLAALRQTVYSHLIKMPMSVFLHKRVGELSSRISADITLLQEIFNTTLAELVRQSVIIIGGLVLLMLTSFELTIFMLLLLPVMMVVGELFGQFLNKYAMQVQDKVALSNTVVEETLQGIFSVKAFVSEFFEIGRYRAHTNEMARLGMKGGKYKGLFSSFVIIGMFGTLVAVIWRGVTTGVASGELISFLLYSIFIATSISGLAEVYTSLQKSIGATTHLFELLEEPVEELTDFRNIAPENLLHGTIAFRDIHFHYPTREDINVLQGVSFEASSNQKVAIVGSSGAGKSTIVSLLLRLYNPSKGGVFFDGRDSAGIPLSELRAQIAVVPQDVFLFGGTIGDNIGYGRKGASKEEIIAAAEKANAWEFIQRFPLGLDTIVGERGIQLSGGQRQRIAIARAVLKAPRILILDEATSALDSESERLVQDALDKLMEGRTSIVIAHRLATVRQADKIIVLHQGQIVEEGTHHELIDVSGGLYRNLSEMQFTN; via the coding sequence ATGCAAAATCCGGAAATTGTTAAAGTTAAACGTGTCAAGAGTAATTCTCTTAAGCCGCTATTGCGGTTATTACATTATGTAAAGCCTTACTGGCTGGAATTCAGTTTAGGACTTTTTCTGCTGATGGTTGCCAGTGTATCTGGTTTGGCGCTGCCAAAATTACTTGGACAATTGATTGATGGGGGGAAGCAGGGAATTGAGTCGGGTAAAACAACTTATATTGGCTGGTTGCTGATCATTATTCTTGTGCTTCAGGCCATATTCTCCTTTTTCAGGGTAGTCTTGTTTGTGAATGTTACGGAGAAAACACTAGCTGCTTTACGCCAGACTGTTTATAGTCATCTGATCAAAATGCCGATGAGTGTTTTTCTGCACAAGCGGGTAGGAGAGCTAAGCAGCAGGATTTCGGCTGATATTACCTTATTGCAGGAAATATTCAATACTACATTAGCAGAGCTGGTGCGGCAGTCGGTCATTATTATTGGTGGCCTGGTTTTACTGATGCTCACTTCATTCGAACTGACTATTTTCATGCTGCTTTTATTGCCGGTCATGATGGTAGTAGGTGAATTATTCGGGCAGTTCCTGAATAAATATGCGATGCAGGTACAAGATAAAGTAGCCCTTTCGAATACTGTTGTAGAAGAAACTTTACAGGGGATTTTCAGTGTAAAAGCTTTTGTCAGTGAGTTCTTTGAAATTGGCCGCTACCGTGCGCATACAAACGAAATGGCCCGGTTAGGAATGAAAGGCGGTAAGTACAAAGGGTTATTTAGCTCTTTTGTGATTATCGGGATGTTTGGAACACTCGTAGCAGTGATCTGGCGTGGGGTAACAACAGGTGTTGCTTCAGGTGAACTTATTTCTTTCTTATTATACTCTATATTTATTGCCACTTCTATTTCTGGCCTGGCAGAAGTATATACTTCTTTACAGAAAAGTATCGGAGCGACTACCCATCTTTTTGAGCTATTGGAAGAACCGGTAGAGGAGCTGACAGATTTCAGGAACATTGCACCGGAAAACCTGCTTCATGGAACAATTGCTTTCCGTGATATCCACTTTCATTACCCTACAAGGGAAGATATTAATGTGTTGCAGGGCGTATCTTTCGAGGCCTCTTCCAATCAGAAAGTTGCTATTGTAGGTTCAAGCGGAGCCGGTAAAAGCACGATTGTATCCCTATTATTGAGATTATATAATCCTTCCAAAGGTGGTGTATTCTTTGACGGCAGAGACAGCGCAGGTATTCCTTTATCGGAATTGAGAGCGCAGATTGCAGTTGTTCCACAGGATGTTTTCCTTTTTGGCGGAACCATTGGAGATAACATTGGCTACGGTAGAAAAGGTGCTTCCAAAGAGGAGATTATTGCTGCTGCGGAAAAGGCAAATGCATGGGAGTTTATCCAGAGATTTCCTTTAGGATTGGACACTATTGTAGGGGAGCGGGGAATACAGCTTTCTGGCGGACAGCGTCAGCGGATTGCAATTGCACGTGCGGTATTGAAAGCTCCACGCATTTTAATACTGGATGAAGCCACATCGGCGCTGGATTCTGAGTCTGAAAGATTGGTACAGGATGCGCTGGATAAATTGATGGAAGGACGTACTTCTATCGTGATTGCGCATCGCCTGGCTACAGTAAGGCAGGCTGATAAAATTATAGTACTTCACCAGGGGCAGATTGTTGAAGAAGGTACACACCATGAACTGATTGATGTGAGTGGTGGGTTGTACCGGAACCTGAGTGAAATGCAGTTTACAAACTAA
- a CDS encoding MBL fold metallo-hydrolase, with product MEVKLFRVSEGRMKNQCYLIHEGETGVLVDPAWDYELINGFLSAHQIVLKGVLLTHSHKDHINLASTFAELHGVPVYMSATEIRDYNFSCPNLQPVYHLEELVIGHLKITPVVTPGHTSGSTCYHIGPHCFTGDTVFIEGVGECGINDIDALYDSVQFFKGYFPKNTLIWPGHSFEMTAGKELDFLMSNNLYFMIDEKNMFADFRMRKNRPDPLAFK from the coding sequence ATGGAAGTGAAACTTTTTCGTGTTTCTGAGGGGAGGATGAAAAATCAATGTTATTTGATTCATGAGGGCGAAACTGGTGTACTGGTTGACCCGGCATGGGATTATGAGCTGATCAATGGTTTTTTATCGGCACATCAAATTGTATTAAAAGGAGTGCTTTTAACGCATTCGCATAAGGATCATATCAATCTGGCTTCAACTTTTGCGGAACTGCACGGAGTTCCGGTTTATATGTCTGCAACTGAAATCAGGGACTATAATTTCAGTTGTCCAAATCTGCAACCGGTTTACCATTTGGAAGAGCTGGTTATAGGCCATTTAAAGATTACCCCGGTAGTGACACCAGGCCACACTTCAGGAAGTACCTGTTATCACATCGGCCCGCATTGTTTTACCGGAGATACTGTTTTTATTGAAGGCGTGGGAGAGTGTGGTATTAACGATATTGATGCCCTTTATGATTCTGTCCAGTTTTTTAAAGGTTATTTTCCTAAAAATACACTGATCTGGCCGGGGCATTCTTTTGAGATGACGGCTGGTAAAGAGCTGGATTTTCTGATGTCTAATAATCTCTATTTTATGATTGATGAAAAGAACATGTTTGCCGATTTCAGGATGCGTAAAAACAGGCCTGATCCTTTAGCATTTAAATAA
- a CDS encoding carboxypeptidase-like regulatory domain-containing protein, translating to MKKLVLYISLLSLFAVLILSFTASSPAETVYYQIASRESMLHVVVIDEEAKPFPGATVRLIELNKDTITNAEGVAVVKICQYSCIMAVSFVGYQPKVMKVIRGNTAPYKVALYPERLTKN from the coding sequence ATGAAAAAATTAGTCCTTTATATCAGCTTGTTATCCTTGTTTGCTGTTTTAATACTCAGTTTTACCGCCAGTTCACCAGCAGAAACTGTTTATTATCAAATAGCTAGCAGGGAATCTATGCTCCATGTTGTTGTAATTGATGAAGAGGCTAAGCCTTTTCCAGGCGCAACTGTGAGATTAATAGAGCTCAATAAAGATACTATTACGAATGCTGAGGGGGTTGCAGTAGTAAAAATCTGTCAGTACAGTTGTATAATGGCTGTCTCATTTGTTGGTTATCAGCCTAAAGTAATGAAGGTGATCCGTGGAAATACGGCACCTTATAAAGTAGCACTTTATCCTGAGCGTTTAACAAAAAACTAA